From Streptomyces durmitorensis, a single genomic window includes:
- the hrpA gene encoding ATP-dependent RNA helicase HrpA: MSTQPALTLDTLAPRLSELSLRDEHRIGRRLEGARRIRKPDARAAVIAEIAAEVDKASARMAERGSRLPKITYPQELPVSQKKDDIAAAIRDHQVVIVAGETGSGKTTQIPKICMELGRGLRGMIGHTQPRRIAARTVAERVADELNTPLGEAVGWKVRFTDQVGADTYVKLMTDGILLAEIQTDRELRAYDTIIIDEAHERSLNIDFLLGYLAQLLPRRPDLKVVITSATIDPERFSRHFGDAPIVEVSGRTYPVEVRYRPLLEDDSEDTDRDQITAITDAVEELQGEGKGDILVFLSGEREIRDTADALNKKNYRFTEVLPLYARLSHAEQHRVFQQHTGRRIVLATNVAETSLTVPGIKYVIDPGTARISRYSHRTKVQRLPIEAISQASANQRKGRCGRTSDGICIRLYSEDDFVARPEFTDAEILRTNLASVILQMTAAGLGDIEKFPFIDPPDHRNIRDGVQLLQELGALDPTQKDPKKRLTPEGRKLAQLPVDPRLARMVLEADKNGCVREVMVIAAALSIQDPRERPAEKQTQADQQHARFKDETSDFLAFLNMWRYVREQQKERGSSSFRRMCKAEYLNFLRIREWQDIYTQLRTVAKQMGIHLNEDDAPEQQVHISLLAGLLSHIGMKDVKESKDSDPKQRGGRGEYLGARNAKFAVFPGSALFKKPPRFIMSAELVETSRLWARVNARIEPEWVEPLAQHLLKRTYSEPHWEKDQAAVMAVEKVTLYGIPLVTDRKVNYGRIDPEVSRDLFIRNALVEGDWRTHHKFFAANRRLLTEVEELEHRARRRDILVDDETLFDFYDQRVPEDVVSGAHFDSWWKKKQREEPELLDFERSMLINERAGDVSKDDYPDTWRQGPLKFKVTYQFEPGADADGVTVHVPLQVLNQVTADGFDWQIPGLREEVVIELIRSLPKPIRRHYVPAPNYATAFLDRAVPLQEPLHVTLARELQRMVGVPVSPDDFDLTRVPDHLKITFRITDERRKKLAEDKDLEALKLQLRPKARKALSQAAAATAERTGGSAVERTGLTDWSLGSLSRVFETRRAGQPVKAYPALVDDGSAANTVSVRLFDTEAEQQQAMWKGTRRLILRNIPVNPAKFASDKLTNAQKIALSANPHGSIQALFADCAMAAADKLIGDFGGPAWDEESYRKLYEKVRAEIVDTTVRTVSQVQQVLAAWQACERRLKSTKSPTLLANLTDVRTQLDALVGPGFVTATGIRRLGDLMRYMVAADRRLQQMPTNVQRDTSRMEKVHEMQDEYAWLLEQLPQGRPVPREVLDIRWMLEELRVSYFAHALGTAYPVSDKRIVKAIDAAAP, encoded by the coding sequence ATGTCTACGCAGCCTGCCCTCACCCTCGACACCCTCGCCCCGCGCCTGTCCGAGCTGTCGCTGCGCGACGAGCACCGGATCGGCCGCCGGCTCGAGGGTGCGCGCCGGATCCGCAAGCCCGATGCCAGGGCCGCCGTCATCGCCGAGATCGCGGCGGAGGTCGACAAGGCATCGGCGCGGATGGCCGAGCGGGGCAGCCGTCTGCCCAAGATCACGTATCCGCAAGAGCTCCCGGTCAGCCAGAAGAAGGACGACATCGCCGCGGCGATCCGCGACCACCAGGTCGTGATCGTGGCGGGCGAGACGGGATCCGGCAAGACCACGCAGATCCCCAAGATCTGCATGGAACTCGGCCGCGGCCTGCGCGGCATGATCGGCCATACGCAGCCCCGCCGCATCGCGGCCCGCACGGTCGCCGAGCGCGTGGCCGACGAGCTGAACACCCCGCTCGGCGAGGCCGTCGGCTGGAAGGTCCGCTTCACGGACCAGGTGGGCGCCGACACGTACGTGAAGCTGATGACGGACGGCATCCTGCTGGCCGAGATCCAGACGGACCGCGAGCTGCGCGCGTACGACACGATCATCATCGACGAGGCCCACGAGCGGTCGCTCAACATCGACTTCCTGCTCGGGTACCTCGCCCAGCTGCTGCCCAGGCGCCCGGACCTGAAGGTCGTCATCACCTCGGCGACCATCGACCCGGAGCGGTTCTCACGGCACTTCGGTGACGCGCCGATCGTCGAGGTCAGCGGCCGTACATATCCGGTCGAGGTGCGTTATCGCCCGCTCCTGGAGGACGACTCCGAAGACACGGACCGCGATCAGATCACCGCGATCACGGACGCCGTCGAGGAGCTCCAGGGCGAGGGCAAGGGCGACATCCTCGTCTTCCTCTCCGGAGAGCGCGAGATCCGGGACACGGCGGACGCGCTGAACAAGAAGAACTACCGCTTCACGGAAGTCCTCCCCCTCTACGCCCGCCTCTCGCACGCCGAGCAGCACCGCGTCTTCCAGCAGCACACGGGCCGCCGGATCGTCCTCGCCACGAACGTCGCCGAGACCTCCCTGACCGTCCCGGGCATCAAGTACGTCATCGACCCGGGCACGGCCCGCATCTCCCGCTACAGCCACCGTACGAAGGTGCAGCGGCTGCCCATCGAGGCGATCAGCCAGGCCAGCGCCAACCAGCGCAAGGGCCGCTGCGGGCGTACGTCGGACGGCATCTGCATCCGCCTCTACTCGGAGGACGACTTCGTCGCCCGCCCCGAGTTCACGGACGCGGAGATCCTGCGTACGAACCTGGCGAGCGTCATCCTGCAGATGACCGCGGCCGGTCTCGGCGACATCGAGAAGTTCCCCTTCATCGACCCGCCGGACCACCGCAACATCCGCGACGGCGTCCAACTCCTCCAGGAACTGGGCGCGTTGGACCCGACGCAGAAGGACCCGAAGAAGCGCCTCACCCCTGAGGGCCGCAAGCTGGCCCAGCTCCCGGTGGACCCGCGCCTGGCCCGCATGGTCCTGGAGGCCGACAAGAACGGCTGCGTACGCGAGGTCATGGTGATCGCCGCCGCGCTCTCCATCCAGGACCCGCGCGAGCGCCCCGCCGAGAAGCAGACGCAGGCCGACCAGCAGCACGCGCGCTTCAAGGACGAGACCTCCGACTTCCTGGCCTTCCTCAACATGTGGCGGTACGTCCGCGAGCAGCAGAAGGAGCGCGGCTCGTCCTCGTTCCGCCGGATGTGCAAGGCGGAGTACCTCAACTTCCTGCGGATCCGCGAGTGGCAGGACATCTATACGCAGCTGCGTACGGTCGCCAAGCAGATGGGCATCCATCTGAACGAGGACGACGCCCCCGAGCAGCAGGTGCACATCTCGCTCCTGGCCGGGCTCCTCTCCCACATCGGGATGAAGGACGTGAAGGAGTCCAAGGACAGCGACCCCAAGCAGCGCGGCGGCCGTGGCGAGTATCTGGGCGCCCGCAACGCCAAGTTCGCGGTCTTCCCCGGCTCCGCGCTCTTCAAGAAGCCCCCGCGCTTCATCATGTCCGCCGAGCTGGTCGAGACCTCCCGCCTGTGGGCCCGGGTCAACGCGCGCATCGAGCCGGAGTGGGTCGAGCCGCTCGCCCAGCACCTCCTGAAGCGCACGTACAGCGAGCCGCACTGGGAGAAGGACCAGGCGGCGGTGATGGCGGTCGAGAAGGTCACGCTGTACGGCATCCCGCTCGTCACCGACCGCAAGGTGAACTACGGCCGCATCGACCCCGAGGTCTCCCGCGACCTGTTCATCCGCAACGCCCTCGTCGAGGGCGACTGGCGCACCCACCACAAGTTCTTCGCCGCCAACCGCCGCCTCCTGACCGAGGTGGAGGAGCTGGAGCACCGCGCGAGGCGCCGCGACATCCTCGTCGACGACGAGACGCTCTTCGACTTCTACGACCAGCGGGTGCCCGAGGACGTCGTGTCCGGCGCGCACTTCGACTCCTGGTGGAAGAAGAAGCAGCGCGAGGAGCCGGAGCTGCTCGACTTCGAGCGGTCGATGCTCATCAACGAGCGCGCGGGCGACGTGTCGAAGGACGACTATCCCGACACGTGGCGCCAGGGACCGCTCAAGTTCAAGGTGACCTACCAGTTCGAGCCGGGCGCGGACGCGGACGGCGTCACGGTCCACGTCCCGCTCCAGGTCCTGAACCAGGTCACGGCGGACGGCTTCGACTGGCAGATCCCCGGCCTGCGCGAGGAGGTCGTGATCGAGCTGATCCGCTCCCTGCCCAAGCCGATCCGCCGGCACTACGTCCCGGCGCCGAACTACGCGACGGCGTTCCTGGACCGGGCGGTCCCGCTCCAGGAGCCGCTGCACGTGACGCTGGCGCGGGAGCTCCAGCGGATGGTCGGCGTCCCGGTCTCGCCGGACGACTTCGACCTCACCCGCGTACCGGACCACCTGAAGATCACCTTCCGGATCACCGACGAGCGGCGCAAGAAGCTCGCCGAGGACAAGGACCTGGAGGCGCTCAAGCTCCAGCTCCGCCCGAAGGCCCGCAAGGCCCTCTCGCAGGCGGCCGCGGCGACGGCCGAGCGGACGGGCGGCTCGGCGGTCGAGCGGACGGGCCTCACGGACTGGTCGCTCGGCTCCCTCAGCCGCGTCTTCGAGACCCGCCGCGCGGGCCAGCCGGTGAAGGCGTACCCGGCGCTCGTGGACGACGGCTCCGCGGCGAACACCGTCTCCGTACGCCTCTTCGACACCGAGGCCGAGCAGCAGCAGGCGATGTGGAAGGGCACGCGTCGCCTGATCCTGCGCAACATCCCGGTGAATCCGGCCAAGTTCGCCTCGGACAAACTGACCAACGCCCAGAAGATCGCCCTGTCCGCGAACCCGCACGGCTCCATCCAGGCGCTCTTCGCCGACTGCGCGATGGCGGCGGCGGACAAGCTGATCGGTGACTTCGGCGGTCCCGCCTGGGACGAGGAGTCGTACCGCAAGCTGTACGAGAAGGTGCGCGCGGAGATCGTCGACACGACGGTCCGCACGGTGAGCCAGGTCCAGCAGGTCCTCGCCGCCTGGCAGGCCTGTGAGCGCCGCCTGAAGTCGACGAAGAGCCCGACGCTCCTGGCCAACCTCACAGACGTACGGACGCAGTTGGACGCCCTCGTCGGCCCCGGCTTCGTCACGGCCACGGGGATCCGCCGCCTCGGGGACCTGATGCGCTACATGGTGGCCGCCGACCGCCGGCTCCAGCAGATGCCGACGAACGTGCAGCGGGACACCTCGCGCATGGAGAAGGTCCACGAGATGCAGGACGAGTACGCCTGGCTCCTGGAACAGCTCCCGCAGGGCCGCCCCGTCCCCCGGGAGGTCCTGGACATCCGCTGGATGCTGGAGGAGCTGCGCGTCAGCTACTTCGCGCACGCGCTGGGCACGGCGTACCCCGTCTCGGACAAGCGGATCGTGAAGGCGATCGACGCCGCGGCGCCGTGA
- a CDS encoding DsbA family protein, with product MPKNNNKKKNIAIGAGVALAALLLGAASYSATKPDEPSSVTAKEESPADVSADPQAGVYPELAKLARRDAKDPLAQGRADAPVVLIEYADFKCGYCGKFARDTEPDLVKKYVEDGTLRIEWRNFPIFGADSESAARGAWAAGQQGRFWQFHAAAYADGSKEKGFGGDRLKELAKEAGVKDVGRFSDDAGSAEAKAAVKKDQEEAYGLGATSTPSFLVNGRPISGAQPDEVFDQAIEQAAKAAKPSGAGDK from the coding sequence ATGCCCAAGAACAACAACAAAAAGAAGAACATCGCCATCGGAGCGGGCGTGGCCCTCGCCGCCCTGCTGCTCGGCGCCGCTTCCTACAGCGCGACCAAGCCCGACGAGCCCTCGTCGGTCACCGCGAAGGAGGAGTCCCCCGCGGACGTCTCCGCCGATCCGCAGGCCGGGGTCTACCCGGAGCTGGCCAAGCTCGCCCGGCGCGACGCCAAGGACCCGCTCGCCCAGGGGCGCGCCGACGCGCCGGTCGTACTCATCGAGTACGCCGACTTCAAGTGCGGCTACTGCGGCAAGTTCGCCCGCGACACCGAGCCGGACCTGGTGAAGAAATACGTCGAGGACGGCACCCTGCGCATCGAGTGGCGCAACTTCCCCATCTTCGGCGCGGACTCCGAGTCCGCCGCGCGCGGCGCGTGGGCCGCCGGGCAGCAGGGCCGCTTCTGGCAGTTCCACGCGGCGGCGTACGCCGACGGCTCCAAGGAGAAGGGCTTCGGGGGCGACCGCCTGAAGGAGCTCGCCAAGGAGGCCGGGGTCAAGGACGTCGGCCGCTTCTCGGACGACGCGGGCAGCGCCGAGGCCAAGGCGGCCGTGAAGAAGGACCAGGAGGAGGCGTACGGCCTGGGGGCCACGTCGACCCCGTCCTTCCTGGTCAACGGGCGGCCCATCTCCGGGGCGCAGCCTGACGAGGTCTTCGACCAGGCGATCGAGCAGGCGGCGAAGGCGGCGAAGCCGTCCGGGGCGGGGGACAAGTGA